GGTCGCTTTGGTCGAGATGCACCGCGATTTCATCCATCTGCCGTTTGACTTCCTCGCGCAATGTCGCAAAGCGTTGCTCGAAATCTGAGGGGAAAGTGCGCTTCAATATCTCATTGGTCAAATGCCCGAGATCCTGCAACGCATCCTCAAACGAAATTTCCAGCTTTTCCATCAACCTCGCTATTGCCGGTTCGATTATCGTCGCTGAATATCGCGGATAGATGATAGGCGCCGCCTCATCAAATACGTCGAACAACTCCTTGATCTGACTGAAATACGCCGCCTCCGCCGGACCCGCAAAATACACCAATGTCGGAAACATGTGGCTCTGCACAATCGACCGCAAAAACACGTTTGGCGAAAACAGCGATGGCGATTTCTCCAACATTGCCTCAAGGTCAGTCTGCGAAACAAACTTCCCTTCAATCGCAAATCCGCCCTCGGCGAAGTCGATTCGCGTCCGTTTGCCATTATAGTAGAACAAATTCGAATACGATCCGGGGCGCGCTACCTGAAGATGATAACCCTGCTGCTCAAGCCGCGAATTGCGTTCTTCTACCAGTTTCGCAGCCTTCTCGCGCAGTTGCACTTCTTTCCTGAATATCGGTAATGCTAACTCCCGGAACACGGGATCGGTGGGATCAATAAGTACCAAACCGCGATCGGCGAAGATCTTACAAAGATATTTGCCGAACGCCGTCACAACCGATTCACCCGGTTGATAGCATTCCCGCAAAGTCGCCATCAATTCTGCGCGAAACTCCGTTTCCGGCAGCGTCTGCTCATAAGCATCAAGCAACTCGACAATCTTCTCGTCCAGTCGCACCGAACCCATCGGCTGACCGCTGATCGGCGTGGCCGGCTCCCAACTCAAGTTCGCCATCTTGTTGTCCGCAGTCGGCACGGTTATCTTGGCGACTTCTTCAAAATCCGCATCGTCAGCGGCGAGCCAGAAAATCGGCACAACCGTTCCCGCCAGTTTGCGGCAATTTGACTCGGCCAGTTTGATCGCAAGGCTGGCTTTGTAGAACGTAAACAGCGGCCCACCGAAGAGCGTAACCTGCTGTCCTGTGAAGACTGCGCTAGTCGCCGGGTCAAGCAGCCTATTGATATTGTCTATTGTCTTCGGCCCGGCGCCAAATGCCTGGTTTTGACGCAATAACGCCGCTACGATCTTCTCTCGATCATAGCGGCGTTGTTTTACTTTGTCGTGCACTTGTTGAAGCGCACTATCCGAATTGAAGTCGTAATGAAAGTAGTCCGTTGTCTTGCCCGCCAAAAAATCCAGAAACAGCTTCCGGCTGCCGGGCATCTTTTCGAAACTAATGACCTTCTGCGACAACAACTTCTTTCTTACGCCATTTCTTCGTCAAATCATCCAGCAAACTATATACGACTGGTACGACAACCAGGGTCAATCCGGTTGAAGTGATCAGTCCGCCGATTACGGCGCGGGCGATACCGGCGCGAAGTTCCGCACCCGGCCCGATTCCCAGCGCCAACGGCAACATACCAAAAATCATCGCTGCTGTCGTCATAATAATCGGCCGCAATCTCACCGAGCTGGCCTTAATCAACGCTGCCCTTCGTTCAGTGCCGCGCGCCATTTCCTGTTTGGCAAAATCAATGAGCAAGATTGCGTTTTTCGTCACCAACCCCATTAACATCACAATTCCAATCAGCGACATGATCGAAATCGAACTGCCAAAAAACAGCAGCCCAAGGAACGCTCCCAGCAGTGACATCGGCAGCGATAACATGATCGAAAATGGATCGGTC
The sequence above is a segment of the bacterium genome. Coding sequences within it:
- the bshC gene encoding bacillithiol biosynthesis cysteine-adding enzyme BshC, with translation MSQKVISFEKMPGSRKLFLDFLAGKTTDYFHYDFNSDSALQQVHDKVKQRRYDREKIVAALLRQNQAFGAGPKTIDNINRLLDPATSAVFTGQQVTLFGGPLFTFYKASLAIKLAESNCRKLAGTVVPIFWLAADDADFEEVAKITVPTADNKMANLSWEPATPISGQPMGSVRLDEKIVELLDAYEQTLPETEFRAELMATLRECYQPGESVVTAFGKYLCKIFADRGLVLIDPTDPVFRELALPIFRKEVQLREKAAKLVEERNSRLEQQGYHLQVARPGSYSNLFYYNGKRTRIDFAEGGFAIEGKFVSQTDLEAMLEKSPSLFSPNVFLRSIVQSHMFPTLVYFAGPAEAAYFSQIKELFDVFDEAAPIIYPRYSATIIEPAIARLMEKLEISFEDALQDLGHLTNEILKRTFPSDFEQRFATLREEVKRQMDEIAVHLDQSDHGLITNANRIAGRLDLEIKNLEEKVFQAHRKKNQTLRAQVERVAFSLFPDGKMQERSFPLNYYIAKYGPSVVDTLYDAVDCNSKVHHLISLE